From Blastochloris viridis, one genomic window encodes:
- a CDS encoding DUF4112 domain-containing protein, protein MSTTHLHWTDTFDPADPYERAALQRLSVLAQLLDSAFEVPGTKVRLGLDAMIGLVPGIGDAISAALGSYLVYEARQLGAPNHLVARMAGNVMLDFALGAVPVLGDAADVLFRANKRNMALLQRHLERKARRRTIDGTATRL, encoded by the coding sequence ATGAGCACGACCCACCTGCATTGGACCGACACCTTCGACCCCGCCGATCCCTATGAGCGGGCTGCGCTGCAGCGGCTGTCGGTGCTGGCACAATTGCTCGACAGCGCGTTCGAGGTGCCCGGCACCAAGGTTCGGCTCGGGCTGGACGCCATGATCGGCCTCGTTCCCGGCATCGGCGACGCCATCTCGGCGGCGCTCGGCTCCTATCTGGTCTACGAGGCCCGTCAGCTTGGCGCGCCGAACCATCTGGTCGCCCGCATGGCCGGCAACGTGATGCTGGATTTCGCGCTCGGCGCAGTGCCCGTACTTGGCGACGCGGCCGATGTGCTGTTCCGCGCCAACAAGCGCAACATGGCGCTGCTGCAGCGCCACCTGGAGCGCAAGGCCCGCCGGCGCACCATCGACGGCACCGCCACCCGGCTGTAG
- a CDS encoding MBL fold metallo-hydrolase, with protein sequence MTKIDRRAALTGSLTLAAAGSLAATKAQGQAGAAREGTTLVTPEPLSQAPGFYRYKVGSLTVTALHDGFSLRPLDASFVPNAALDEVTRALAEAFLPTDAVPLTFTALLVDTGSQRILIDTGTGGRLGPTSGQLAANLAAAGVAPDSIQTVVISHFHGDHINGLKTGDGALAFAKAEVLVPQPEWAYWMDDGMMSRAPKPLEGNFRNARRVFGDIGERVRRFEWGQEIAGGISAIDAPGHTPGHTAFLLSSGREELLVLSDTANHPALFVRHPGWAAVFDMDWDTARMTRRKLLDRAAAERVRVAGFHFPFPANGHILREGSGYRFVPVQWSAQV encoded by the coding sequence ATGACGAAGATCGATCGCCGCGCCGCGCTGACTGGATCGCTCACCCTCGCTGCCGCCGGCAGTCTCGCCGCGACCAAGGCACAAGGCCAGGCTGGAGCCGCACGCGAGGGAACCACCCTCGTCACGCCGGAGCCGCTATCGCAGGCACCCGGCTTCTACCGCTACAAGGTGGGCAGCCTCACCGTCACCGCGCTGCACGATGGCTTCTCCCTTCGTCCGCTCGACGCCTCGTTCGTACCCAACGCCGCGCTGGACGAGGTGACGCGGGCGCTGGCCGAGGCTTTCCTGCCGACCGACGCCGTCCCGCTCACCTTCACCGCGCTGCTGGTCGACACCGGCAGCCAGCGCATCCTGATCGACACTGGCACCGGCGGCCGGTTGGGCCCCACCAGCGGCCAGCTCGCCGCCAATCTGGCGGCAGCCGGCGTCGCGCCGGATTCGATCCAGACCGTGGTGATCAGCCATTTCCACGGCGATCACATCAACGGCCTCAAGACCGGGGACGGCGCGCTCGCCTTTGCCAAGGCCGAGGTGCTGGTGCCGCAGCCCGAGTGGGCCTACTGGATGGACGACGGCATGATGAGCCGCGCCCCCAAGCCGCTGGAGGGCAATTTCCGCAATGCCCGCCGCGTGTTCGGCGACATCGGCGAGCGGGTAAGGCGGTTCGAGTGGGGCCAGGAGATTGCCGGTGGCATCTCCGCCATCGACGCCCCCGGCCATACCCCCGGCCACACCGCTTTCCTGCTGTCCTCCGGGCGCGAGGAACTGCTGGTGCTGTCCGACACCGCCAACCATCCGGCGCTGTTCGTGCGCCATCCCGGATGGGCGGCGGTGTTCGACATGGATTGGGACACTGCGCGAATGACGCGCCGCAAGCTGCTCGACCGTGCCGCGGCCGAGCGGGTGCGCGTCGCCGGGTTCCATTTCCCGTTCCCGGCCAACGGCCACATCCTGCGCGAGGGCTCCGGCTACCGCTTCGTGCCGGTGCAGTGGTCGGCACAGGTGTGA